One stretch of Gopherus flavomarginatus isolate rGopFla2 chromosome 2, rGopFla2.mat.asm, whole genome shotgun sequence DNA includes these proteins:
- the LOC127044701 gene encoding uncharacterized protein F54H12.2-like: MAFVHCGSEECTKSELDLFQIAPTQTSIEKSIYIEVPPLSAVTESAPIDFFIAGNGIDYMDLNNTLLYLCCKIVKGDGTELAADAEVGLVNYPVASIFSQLDVTLGDRLVSQSNNCYPYRAFIESVLNYSDDTLATQFSAGLFYKDTAGQHEKTELDGENLGFVKRAKLTAQSRTVELLGHLHSDLFFQEKLLLNGVDVKIKLTRSKDAFCLMGSAAEGFKLRIVSASLFVKKVRVAPGVRLGHAEALLAANAKYPVDRVGMKVFSIPAGSRVPTKPLQPDFEAGRCVREYINLVQTAGKHMKDRSLLIDREEFAQGYTLFAFDLSPDQECADHYSLIKTGNLRAEIRFGKALTVTVNMIVYGVFDNVIEINQRRNVLFDYM, from the exons ATGGCTTTTGTTCACTGCGGGTCTGAAGAGTGCACCAAATCCGAACTAGACTTGTTTCAAATAGCCCCTACGCAGACCAGCATCGAGAAAAGCATTTACATCGAGGTGCCACCTCTATCGGCCGTTACGGAGTCTGCCCCCATTGACTTTTTTATAGCAGGGAATGGCATAGATTATATGGATTTAAACAACACGCTGCTTTACCTGTGTTGCAAGATTGTAAAAGGAGACGGAACTGAACTTGCTGCGGACGCTGAAGTGGGCCTGGTGAATTACCCCGTGGCCTCTATTTTCAGTCAGTTGGATGTTACGCTGGGAGACCGCCTTGTAAGCCAAAGCAACAACTGTTACCCTTACAGGGCCTTTATAGAATCAGTGCTCAATTACAGCGATGACACCCTCGCCACGCAATTTTCTGCCGGCCTGTTTTACAAAGACACTGCTGGACAACATGAAAAAACAGAGTTGGATGGAGAGAATCTAGGGTTTGTGAAGCGTGCAAAGCTGACAGCCCAGAGCAGAACGGTAGAGCTGCTGGGCCATCTACACAGTGAcctgttttttcaagaaaaacttttGTTAAACGGAGTGGATGTGAAAATTAAACTGACACGCAGTAAAGACGCCTTCTGTTTAATGGGCAGTGCGGCTGAAGGCTTTAAACTGCGCATTGTATCAGCGTCCCTTTTTGTGAAGAAAGTACGGGTGGCCCCGGGTGTCCGTTTGGGGCATGCAGAGGCCCTGCTTGCCGCTAATGCTAAATACCCCGTGGACCGTGTGGGAATGAAAGTGTTTAGCatccctgcaggcagcagg gtACCGACCAAGCCTCTGCAACCGGACTTCGAGGCAGGACGCTGCGTGAGAGAATACATCAATCTGGTACAGACAGCTGGTAAACACATGAAAGATCGTTCTCTGTTAATCGACCGTGAGGAGTTTGCACAGGGTTACACCTTGTTTGCCTTTGACCTGTCTCCCGACCAGGAATGCGCAGATCACTATTCCCTGATTAAAACTGGGAACCTGAGAGCAGAAATACGGTTTGGAAAGGCTTTAACGGTTACCGTCAATATGATTGTGTATGGAGTTTTTGACAATGTCATAGAAATAAATCAGAGAAGAAACGTTCTGTTTGACTACATGTGA